Part of the Anaerobacillus alkaliphilus genome, TTACCGGGAGTTTAATCAGGAGTTTGCAGAATTTTGGGAAGAGAAAACTGGAACTAAAGTGACGATACAACAATCTCACGGGGGGTCAGGCAGTCAAGGAAGATCCGTCATAGACGGTTTAGAAGCAGATGTGGTTACCCTAGCCTTAGCCTACGATATAGATGCTATACACGAGGCGAGAAATTTACTCCCTGCAAATTGGCAAGAGCGCCTAGAAAATAATTCATCGCCTTATACATCGACCATAGTTTTTTTAGTTCGGAAAGGCAATCCAAAAGGAATAAAGGATTGGGATGATATTGTTAAAGAAGGTGTTTCTGTAATTACACCAAATCCGAAAACATCAGGTGGTGCGAGATGGAATTATCTCGCAGCATGGGGTTATGCGCTTGAAGAATACGGGACAGAAGAAGCTGCCATTAACTTCGTAACAAAATTATACAAGAACGTTGCAGTACTTGATTCGGGGGCAAGAGGAGCAACTACGACATTCGTAGAACGAGGTATAGGTGATGTTTTCTTGTCTTGGGAAAACGAAGCATTTTTAGCGGTTAATGAACTAGGTGAAGATCAATTTGAAATTGTAGTACCTTCAATTAGCATATTAGCTGAACCTCCTGTGACAGTGGTTGATACAGTCGTTGATAAGAAGGGAACACGGGAAGTTGCTGAAGCATACTTAGAATTCCTCTACACTGAAGAAGGGCAAGAGTTGGCAGCTAAGCATTATTATCGACCGAGAAATGAGCAAGTACTTGCAAAATACGCAGACTTTTTCCCGGAGATCAATTTGTTTACAATTGACGAATTCTTTGGTGGCTGGCAAAAAGCACAAAAAGAGCATTTTAATGATGGTGGTTATTTTGATCGAATTTATCAGCCATAGTTTCAAAACTCAGTGGGGTATAAAGCCCCACTGAGTTCTAATAGAACAACAGTAAAACCTAAATTTAGGTTTATTTTTTACATGATGATGGGAGTGACAGTATTGAAAGGTTGGCGGTTTAAAGAACATAGTATATTACCAGGATTTGGGCTTACTTTTGGTTTTACGATGTTCTATTTAGGGTTGATAATAATTCTTCCACTCTCAATGGTGTTTATCAATACAGCTTCAATGGGCTGGAGTGATTTTTGGTCGACTATTACTGAACCGAGAGTTGTGGCTTCATATAAACTTAGTTTTGGGTCAGCTTTTGTTGCGGCAACAATTAATGCAGTGTTCGGTGTTTTAATAGCATGGGTCTTAGTTAGGTATCAATTCCCAGGTAAAGCTTTCATTGATGGCCTAGTTGATTTACCATTCGCCTTGCCAACTGCTGTCGCCGGAATTGCATTGACAACTCTATACACTACAAACGGTTGGGTGGGGAAATACCTAGACATATTTGGAATTAAAGTTGCATTTACCCCGCTAGGTGTCATTGTGGCGTTAACTTTTATTGGTCTACCATTCGTAGTTAGGATTGTTCAACCTGTACTTATTAACATGGATAAAGAAATAGAAGAGGCTTCTGCCAGTTTAGGAGCTAATCGTTGGATGACATTTAGAAAGGTCATTTTTCCTCTTCTCATTCCAGCCATCTTAACTGGATTTGCCCTTGCTTTTGCTAGAGCACTTGGCGAGTATGGATCTGTTGTGTTCATCGCAGGTAATCTTCCAATGAAAACAGAGATTACCCCGTTAATGATTATGACAAAGTTAGAACAGTATGATTATGAAGGTGCTACTGCTATTGCAGCATTCATGCTTGTTATTTCATTTTTGATGTTATTCATCATAAATTTAATCCAGTGGTGGAGTAATAAACGTCACGCATAAAGGAGAGTGAGAAAGATGGCTGGAACGTTACCTGCTACAAATCGTGGTTCATCTACTATTGCATTAGGACCAACAACAGAATCGCCTTGGATAAGAAGAATATTAATAACAATTGCATTGTTGTTTTTACTACTATTTCTTGTTTTACCTTTGGCAGCAATTTTTATTAGAGGTTTTGAACAAGGCTTATCGGTGTATATAGCTTCTATAACTGAACCTGACGCATTATCTGCAATTAAACTGACTTTACTCGTTGTAGTTATTGTAGTTCCATTAAACACATTATTTGGCATTGCAGCAGCTTGGTGTATCTCAAAGTTTCAGTTTAAGGGAAAAAATTTATTAATGACATTCATCGATTTACCATTTTCCGTATCGCCAGTTATTGCAGGTCTTGTATTTATCTTGTTGTTTAGTGCTCATGGTGTTTTTGGACCATGGTTACTAGAACATGGGTTTCGGATTATTTTTTCTGTACCAGGAATAGTGCTAGCAACAATTTTTGTAACTGTACCATTTGTTGCAAGAGAGTTAATACCTGTTATGCAAGCACAAGGAACAGCGGAAGAAGAAGCTTCTTTAACGCTAGGGGCAAATGGTTGGAAAACGTTTTTATATGTAACTCTTCCTAATATCAAATGGGGATTATTATATGGAATGATCCTATGTAATGCTCGAGCCATAGGGGAGTTTGGTGCTGTTTCTGTAGTTTCTGGTCATATTCGTGGATTAACAAATACGATGCCACTTCATATTGAAATTCTATACAATGAATATCAGTTTACTGCCGCTTTTGCTGTTGCGTCACTAATGTCTATTTTAGCGATTATTTCATTAATTTTAAAACACTTCATTGAATGGAAAACCGAGAAAGGAAGAGGAGGCTCTAGCCATGTCCATTAACATTCACAACATATCAAAATCATTTGGTTCTTTTGCTGCACTCAATGATATTAATCTATCAATTAAAACGGGTGAGTTAGTCGCTCTTCTCGGACCATCAGGGTCAGGAAAGACCTCCTTACTACGAATTATCGCTGGTTTAGAAGAGCCAAATCAAGGTTCCATCTTTTTTGAAGAAGAAAATGTAACAAAAGTTAAAACAAAAGAAAGAAATGTTGGCTTTGTTTTTCAACATTATGCGTTGTTTTCACATATGTCTGTAGCTGATAACATCTCTTATGGCTTAAGAGTTCGTTCAAGAAAAACAAGACCCTCAAAACAGAAAATTCAAGAGAAAGTAAATGAGTTATTATCTTTAGTGAAACTAGAAGGATTGCAAGATCGCTATCCAGCTCAGTTATCAGGTGGGCAAAGGCAAAGAGTGGCTTTAGCAAGAGCATTAGCTGTTGAACCTAGAGTCCTATTACTTGATGAACCGTTCGGTGCGTTAGATGCGAAAGTTAGAAAAGAACTACGCCGTTGGTTGCGCAGATTACATGATGAATTCCAAGTGACAACCGTATTTGTTACACATGACCAAGAAGAGGCACTTGATGTTGCAGATCGGGTGGTTGTGATGAGTAATGGCAAGATTGAACAAGTTGGCAAACCTGATGAAGTGTATGAGCAGCCGAATAGTCCATTTGTTTATGACTTTTTAGGTAACGTAAATATCTTTAAGGGCCGTATTCACAAAGGAATAATGAACGTTGGTAATTTTGAATTGAATACACCGGAATTTACTGATAAAGAAGAGACCGAAGCATTTGGTTATGTCCGACCACACCAAATGGAAATTAAAAGAATTTTAGATAATCATAGTAACGCAATAGAGTCAGAAATTTCATACATTCATGCTGTTGGGCCGATTGTTTTTATTGAACTAAATCGTGTTGATACTCAAGAAATAGTTGAAGTCGAATTGACCAAAGAGCAGTTTGATGAACTAAAGTTAAAAGAAGGAGAACGTGTATTTGTAAAGCCGAAAGATCTAAAAGTATTTATACCTAGTGAGTACACAATTTAATAAATGTACTTAACAACTACCGGATGACCGGAGGGCCTATTTTCATATGAAAATGGCCTTTTTTACTAATATTTTATCATGGTAATTTATGGAGTATTAAGAAAAGAAGGGAGATATATTGTCTTATGGGTGAATTGAGAAATGCTGTAGAAGCAAGGAAAAAGAAGTTAATAATTAAAATAATTGCTTCAGGAATTTATAAAATCAATGATAGTCACCTATTTGAATGTACATTATCTGATATTGAGAAAATATATCAAAACTTAGCCTCCAAAAGGAAATCTTCTAGAATTTGATGGGGTAAGTGGGGGATGAGTGGCTCTTTAATTTATTGTCACGTTAATAAATAGAGTAAGAAGCAGAACAAAAACGGATGTTTTGAAATATATCCTAGTAGAAATGAGCCTATTTTCTGGTTTTTTCTATGGAAGCGGACACAGATGCACTTATTTTTGCGATTTTACTAGTTTTTTCGCTTTCGCGGACACAGATGCACTTATTTTACAATTTAAGCTCCATTTACAGCCAATTTAACTAAAATAACGTCCCCTGTGTCCGCGAAACTTGAAAAAAGGTTGTTTTTGAAAAAATAACGTCCTCTGTGTCCTCTAATACAGTCAAAACTGTAAACTAAGAACTCATCACTGAATTCAGCATATATCATGAAAATTTATTTTACATAAGACACTTACCCAAGAACATTTACCCACCACACATATACTTTAGTATAAAAATAGAGGAGGCTAAAAAGTGGAACATACGATCAATCACGGTCATTATACAACAGATCAGAGATTTGGATTAGGTGGATTTGGCCCGGGCTTTGGCTTTGGTCGCCCAGGCTTCGGTTTTGGGAGGCCAGGCTTTGGGTATGGTAGACCAGGCTTTGGGTATGGTAGACCAGGCTTTGGTTTTGGTGCACCGTTTGGATTTGGCGTACCGTTTTTAACAGGGTTAGCAGCTGGAGCATTACTAACTCCACCACCACCGGTATATGTTTATCCGCCATACCCGTACTATTATCCGCCATATCCTTACTATTACTAAGATAGTATAGATGTATCTAAACTAAATATCTTCGACAGGTAGCCGTCCAAGAGAATTAGAAAGAAAAAAGTAACGATTAAGCCCTTCTAAAAGGGAAGACCGTTACTTTTTTCTTATCACTTATTTTTCTTTTTTACCTAGAGTAAAAGCTTGCTTAAGACCTTCTTTAAATGAGAACTTCCCATACATTAGTACTCCGCCTTTGTAAATTCGTGCGGCAAAGATATTAATCAAAATTACACTAACGACAAGGATGCTAAGGATAAGGATAATTTCCCAGGCTGGTACCGCCGTCATTCCCATGCGAAGGAATAACAGCTGCGGGGTAAAGAACGGGATATAGGATAAAACTTGAATAAATGTAGCATCCGGCACGTTAAGACCGAACATAGACACGAACAAGGCAATCATTGCTAGAAATACTAACGGTTGAATCGCTTGGTTTACTTCTTCTGCACGGCTCACTAGAGCGCCTAGCATCGCAGCAACCCCACCATATAATAAGTACCCAAGTAATATTAACAAGATTGCATAACCGATCAGTGACATATCAATTACATCACCAAGCATTGTATCAAGAAATTGTTCACCACTAACTAGATAGCCAAGATATGCGGCTAGTAAAATCGCTCCTATGTTTACAAAACCTGAAAGTCCAATTCCGATAATTTTTCCAAACATTTGAGTGACAGGATTGACACTCGATACAATTAGCTCCATCACTCTTGACGATTTTTCTGTAGCAACTTCTGTCGCAATCATTGATCCAAATAAGATGATAATCATGTAGATCACAAAAACAAGTGCATAAACCATCCAGTATGATTGCATATGGCTTTCTTCAGTTCTTACATCGCCATTTTCCGCTAGAGGTAATTCGCTAAATTGAACAGGACTGTAAATCATCGCTAGTTCCGCTTCGTTTAAACCTAGTTCATTGGTAACGACTGTTTCTTTTACTCGTTGGATATCTAATCGAATTTGCTGACCTAATCGAAAGTCAGTTCCAGGTCCATATAATGTTGCTTCTAGATTTAATAGATCGCCCGATAAACCAAGAACAAACTCATAGTCATTATTTTCTACTTCCAACCGAGCAGATTCAATATCACCATCAGTATAGTTTACATAGAAAAATTCCCCAGTTTCATGCGAAAATAGCATTTCTGCAAACTCTTCATGTTCCGTTTCCATCACAACAGCAACCATTGTTTTTTCCTGCTCTTTGTCATCGTCACCTGAGAATAGGTCGATGATTGTACCAAGATTCATTAAAGCAAACACAATAATTGAAATAATGGCAGTCGACCAGATAAATGCTTTCGATTTCAGTCTTTTACTGGCAGTATGTGTGACGGTAATCCAAAAGTTATTCATCTGCATCACCCCCAACTTTATCTATGAAAATATCATGTAAAGACGGCTCTTCAATTTCAAATTTACGGACAAACCCTTTTTCCGTGATTTTTTGAAAAATATCTTCAGCAACTCGCTCGTTTTCTACTTTTACAGTCGCCCCGTCCCTGTGTTTTTCGATTTCAATCACACCAGAAATAGAGTGGATGAAATCAAGCTCATAATCGGCACGAATACTGATGCTTTTCATTCCATAAGAACGTTTAATATCTCGTAAGTTTCCTTGAAGCACTGGTTTGCCTCGTTTTAACATAATCAAGTCTTCACATAATTCTTCGACATTGCGCATTTGGTGACTTGAAAATACGATCGTCGTTCCAGTTTTTTGAAGGTCAAGGACCGCTTTTTTCAACATGTCAGAGTTGACTGGGTCAAGTCCACTAAAAGGTTCGTCTAATATGAGGAGCTCTGGCTTATGTAGGACTGCCGCTAGAAATTGAATTTTTTGTTGATTCCCTTTAGAAAGTTCTTCTAGTTTTTTATTTTCATATTCAGGAACTTGGAAGCGCTCAAGCCAATGACGCATTTCTTTGATGATCTCTGGCTTCTTCATTCCTTTAAGTCTCATCAGATAAATAAGTTGTTCCTTTACTGTTAGCTTAGGAAAGAGTCCTCGTTCTTCTGGAAGATAGCCAACTAGATGTGTTCGTTTATAGGTGATACGTTCACCATTCCAAGTAACCTGACCCTCCGTTGGATCTAGCAGTCCTAAAATCATGCGAAAAGAGGTCGTTTTGCCAGCTCCATTGGCACCAAGCATACCAAACATTTCTCCCTTTTCGACTTTTAATGTAACACCATCAACGGCAAGATGGTTATCAAACTTCTTCTTTATACCGTTAATTAGTAAAGTCATGTTATTTCTCCTTTCCTGTCTAAATCATAATCTATTATATAGTAATTACTTTGTTTAATACGATTAGAAATGGAATAAGTTTCAAAAAATTTGTAATAAGAAGAGGATGTTCTTGTTCAGAAGGTTTTTTCGTCGTTGATCTCGAAAAATAATAGAAAATAAGTTGGGGGTTGAAAATGAAATTATACCGAGTAATACTACCAGTTTCAGATATAGAGGAAGCAACAGTGTTTTATCGCAAACTTTTAAATATAGAAGGGAAGAGGGTTTCAACTGGTAGGCACTATTTTGACTGCGACGGAACCATCCTTGCCTGTTTCGATCCGAAAGCTGATGGAGATAATTATGAGGCACAGCCTAATCCTGATTATATCTATATTTCTGTCGCTAACCTTGAAGAGATATTTGAGAAAGTTTGTCAATGGAATACCGCTTTAGTAAAAGCCACGATTAAGGTTCAACCTTGGGGAGAGAAATCATTCTATATGAAAGATCCCTACGGAAACCCAATTTGTTTTGTGGATGAGAAGACGGTGTTTAGAGGGTTAAACAACTAAAAAATTATATTGACAAAGAAATAAAACAGGAGTAAATTAAGTTCCATAATAAAGATAAATTTAATACCTACACCTTTTATTCGCTGAATCTTTATGAGCGGGGGAACCACTTTAGATAGCAATTTCTATCTTGGGGTGAGTCTTACTTTTGTAAGAGGGGATACTCTCAATCCCTAATCCGACAGCTAACCTCGTAAGCGTTAACTAGTATCTTTTCGAGAGAAAGGTCTTAGGGTAACCCGAAGACCATTCTATTTGTGATGGTCTTTTTTCTATGGTGTGAGGTAAAGAGGAGACAAGAGAAAAATGAAAAAGCAGTTTGCAGTAATCGGACTTGGGAGATTTGGGGGAAGTGTTTGTAAAGAGCTTTATGAGATGGGGCACGAGGTTCTGGCAATTGATTTAAATGAAGACAAAGTTAACGATTTTACTAGATTTTCAACACACGCCGTTGTGGCAAATGCAACAGATGAAAGTACACTATTATCGCTAGGGATACGAAATTTCGAACACGTGATCGTGGCGATCGGTGACAACATTCAGGCAAGTATCTTATGTACGTTGCTTTTAAAGGAATTACAAGTAAAGCAAGTTTGGGTTAAAGCACAAAATCAATACCATCATAAGGTGGTTGAGAAAATTGGTGCAGACCGAATTATTCACCCGGAACATGATATGGGAGTTAGGATTGCTCATTATTTAGCTTCTGAGAAAATTATCGATTATATCGAGCTATCACCAGAATTTAGTATTGTCGAACTAATGGCCACGCAAAAAGTGTCTTATCAAACCATTGCTGATCTAGACATCCGTGCAAAATACGGATGTACAATACTAGGATTAAAACGTGGGGAAGACGTCATTATCTCACCGACCCCAGATCAACTAATCTTTGAAAAAGACATTATTATATTAATAGGCTCAAACAACGATATTAAAAGGTATCAGGAAGAAGGCCTATAATCATGTATACTCAAAAAAAAGGCATCAATATCCGACTTACGTCAATTCAAATGATTGTCTTATTTTACGTAGGAGCTGTCATAATTTCTACGATCCTATTTAGCCTTCCAATCGCCTTGAAACCTGGGGTTAATCTTAGTTTATTAGATACTATTTTCACCGCGGTTAGCGCCATTAGTGTTACAGGTTTAACTGTTGTTTCAACAGCTGATACATTTAGCGTACCAGGTACGTTTATTCTGGCATTCGTACTTCAATTTGGCGGGATTGGGATCATGACTCTAGGAACGTTCATTTGGCTTTTACTAGGGAAAAAAATTGGGTTAAGAGAACGCCAGTTAATTATGACTGATCAAAATAGAGGGACATTTGCTGGTCTTGTTCAATTAATGAAAGAAATTCTAAAACTAATACTACTGATTGAGTTTATTGGTGCTGTCATTTTAGGACTGTATTTTTTAACGTATTTTCCGACTTGGCAAGAAGCTTTCCTTCAAGGTTTTTTTGCGTCAGTTAGTGCAACGACGAATGCAGGATTTGATATAACTGGGCAGTCCTTAATTCCTTTTGCCAACGATTATTTTGTACAGACCGTTAACATCATCTTATTAATCCTCGGTGCCATTGGTTTTCCAGTGTTAATGGAAGTAAAAGATTTTATTAAAACTAGAAAGGAAAAGAAGAAGTTTTACTTTTCCCTTTTCACAAAATTAACAACGATTACCTTTTTCAGTTTAACAATTGTTGGGATGTTGTTGATTTTACTTTTCGATTGGTCAGGATTTTTAGGGGATAAGACTTGGCACGAAAAATTCTTTTATTCCTTATTTCAATCGGTTACGACGAGAAATGGCGGACTTGCGACAATGGACGTTAGTGAATTTTCAACGGCAACTCAGTTAGTTTTAAGCGCACTGATGTTTATAGGAGCATCGCCAAGTAGTGTAGGCGGTGGGATAAGAACGACAACATTTGCGATTGCTTTATTAGCCATTTTTTCATATTCACGCGGAAAGAAATCGGTCAAGGTCTTTCGAAGAGAATTAGATCCTGAAGATATCATTAAGTCGTTTGTGGTCATTTGTGTTGCCGTTTTTATTTGTGGGCTTGCGGTTGTTATCTTGTCAGCCTATGAGCCGTTCCCATTGATGCACATTATTTTCGAGGTAGCTTCTGCATTTGGAACCACAGGGTTATCGATGGGAATTACTCCTGAGTTGAGTGATGTTGGTAAACAAGTCATTATTGTCTTAATGTTTATTGGTAGGATTGGTATTTTTTCATTCTTATATATTGTAAGAGGAAAAGAGGCACACGACCATTTTCATTACCCAAAAGAAAAAGTAATTATTGGTTAACTAGAAGACTTAGTTCATTGCATTAGCAGGGAACTAAGTCTTGACATATGGGCATCCATTATGCAATGAAGTAAGATAGAAGGTCTCAAAAAACTCAACTTATGCACTATTGTTAGATGAGAGAGTGGGATGGAAGATAAACCTACTATGGAGGAATTTTAGTTTAAGGGGGAATAAAATTGACTAAGGTCTTGTTACACATCGAAGGGTTTGCAATACTTTCATTAAGCGTTTATTTATATGGATACTTTCAATTTAGTTGGCTATTATTTTTCATTTTATTATTTGCACCAGATATTGCAATGGTTGGTTATGTAATAAGTAATAAGGTTGGGTCAGTTGCATACAATTTATTTCATACATACAGTGTACCTATTATTCTCATTTTAGTGAGTGTAATGTTCAGCAATCTTACTCTATTATCAATTGGTTTCATCTGGTCTGCACATATTGGTATGGATCGAATGCTTGGGTACGGATTAAAATATTCAACAGCGTTTAAAGATACACACTTAAATCGGGTGTAGTTGTATAAATAAAAGGAAGCCTTTATTGGCTTCCTTTTATGTTGAATTTATATGTTTTCAGCACGTAATGAAAGTGTAGAACCTATCAAATTTTATTTTTGTCTTCTTATAAAAACTACTCCTCGAGAGTAAAGTTTCAGTTCTTCTATTAATTGTTTTCTACTAGAGTCATCGATTGTAAACTGAACTCCATAGGATGAATTTTTTACCCATAATACATTTCCTGTTAGCTTTATTTCTTCTTCGTTCAGTTTAAACGTAATCTCAATTTCAATATTACGATGTGTAACAGGCAGGGTAAAGGATGTCGATAATTTTAAGCCCCCATCGCTAATGTCATCGATCTGTGCACTACCAAGCTTACTATTAAATTCTTGTTCTCCTACTCTAATTATCTTAAATGTACAAGCGATCGGCTCCTCAAACCGATAACGAAATGTGTCCTGACGGCGATACCTCATTTGAATCCCACCTTAAATAGCAAATATAGAGTTTCTACTATAGATATGTTAGTTTTGTTACATAGTATTGTACCCTAACTTGTGATAACAGATTGTAACAATTTGGTGAATTTTTCTAGTAAAGTTATGTCTTAGGAGGTTTGCAGGACTTACGTTCCGTTTTTTTAGCGAAATCGAGCTTTCTGAGATTTCGCGGCCAACAGTTCCGTTATTTGATTAAAAATGGCTGTTTTCGCAAAGTTTGTTGCTTTCGTAAAAATCCCAAAAAGCGGATTTTTACACAAAATATTAAGAATTCATAACTAATTTAGTAAGTATTGCTCTTTTCTTACATAATTTATTGGCTGATATCTTCATCTAGGGTATTTTTCCGATAATTTTAGGATAGAAAAGCCACAATGTTTACGAAAAGAGCCTTAAAAATAAAGGAAAAAGGAGGTTTTGAGACTAAATAACGGAATCCATGTCCTCGAAATTAAAAAAAACAAGCTTTTTAGGCAAAATAACGGAACAGGTGTCCTCAAAATATAAGCTAGAGTTGTAATGCACTAGTTTCCCCCGTGAAAGTTCCTGTAGTCAGAATGTTTATGTTAAAATGTTATGAACAAAGCTAATCTGGAGGCTCTATAGTATGAACTACGATGTAATTGTAATTGGTGCAGGCTCAATGGGGATGGCAGCGGGCTATTTTTTAGCGAAAAGTGGTAAGAAAACGTTATTGCTAGATTCATTCAGTCCACCTCACGATAAAGGAAGTCATCACGGGGAGACAAGAATTATTCGCTATGCATACGGCGAGGGAGAAGAGTATGTTCCGTTTGTACTGAGAGCTAAAGAGCTATGGGCCGAACTAGAACAACTTTCAGGCAAGCAATTATTTATGCCAACGGGTGTCCTAAACGTTGGAGTGAAACAATCTGATTTTATCCAGAACACGATCAAAAGTTCTGAGAAATACTCTTTGCCGTTAGAAGTCTTAAATGCAAAAGAAATTCAGAAGCGATGGCAGGGGATCACCTTGTCTGACGATTACATAGGCTCTTTTGAACCAACGTCGGGAGTACTAAAATGTGAGGAATGTATTAATGCTTATCAGGAACTTGCGGAACAGCATGGTGCAACCATTTTGAGTAATCGTAGAGTAAAAGAAATCAACATTCAAAATGATAAGGTAACAATCAAGACTAGCAATCAAACTTTTAACGCAAACTCACTTGTAATTTCTGCCGGAGCATGGACTAAGGACCTTCTAAAAATGTTAGATTTAGATGCTCCACTTACTCCAGTGAGAAAAACCTTTGCTTGGTATGAGGCTAACGAACAGATGTATAGTCAAAATCATTTCCCAGCCTTTGCGTTTGAGACTCCACAAGGAATTTATTATGGTTTCCCAAGCATTGATGGTGTCGGATTAAAGCTTGGTCGCCATGATGGAGGAGAAACAGTACATCCTGTTATGCCATTGTTCCCTTACGGAGAAAGTGACGACAAGGATTTACGACAATTTTTAACTCAGTTTATGCCAAATGTAGAGAAATTAAAGTACGGGAAAACCTGTATGTACACACTTACTCCAGATGAGAAATTTATCATTGATCTCCATCCTAGGTATACAAATGTTGCCATTGCTGCAGGGTTTTCTGGACATGGCTTCAAGTTTAGTAGTGCAGTTGGGCAAGCGTTAAGCAACTTAATTTTGACCGGTAAAAATGATATTGACATCTCACAATT contains:
- a CDS encoding sulfate ABC transporter substrate-binding protein, with the translated sequence MNKVMKRLTSSVFQISLAGILLVGCSQSTNNAEVGNSGQATTKEAKTIELLNVSYDPTREFYREFNQEFAEFWEEKTGTKVTIQQSHGGSGSQGRSVIDGLEADVVTLALAYDIDAIHEARNLLPANWQERLENNSSPYTSTIVFLVRKGNPKGIKDWDDIVKEGVSVITPNPKTSGGARWNYLAAWGYALEEYGTEEAAINFVTKLYKNVAVLDSGARGATTTFVERGIGDVFLSWENEAFLAVNELGEDQFEIVVPSISILAEPPVTVVDTVVDKKGTREVAEAYLEFLYTEEGQELAAKHYYRPRNEQVLAKYADFFPEINLFTIDEFFGGWQKAQKEHFNDGGYFDRIYQP
- the cysT gene encoding sulfate ABC transporter permease subunit CysT, translating into MKGWRFKEHSILPGFGLTFGFTMFYLGLIIILPLSMVFINTASMGWSDFWSTITEPRVVASYKLSFGSAFVAATINAVFGVLIAWVLVRYQFPGKAFIDGLVDLPFALPTAVAGIALTTLYTTNGWVGKYLDIFGIKVAFTPLGVIVALTFIGLPFVVRIVQPVLINMDKEIEEASASLGANRWMTFRKVIFPLLIPAILTGFALAFARALGEYGSVVFIAGNLPMKTEITPLMIMTKLEQYDYEGATAIAAFMLVISFLMLFIINLIQWWSNKRHA
- the cysW gene encoding sulfate ABC transporter permease subunit CysW — encoded protein: MAGTLPATNRGSSTIALGPTTESPWIRRILITIALLFLLLFLVLPLAAIFIRGFEQGLSVYIASITEPDALSAIKLTLLVVVIVVPLNTLFGIAAAWCISKFQFKGKNLLMTFIDLPFSVSPVIAGLVFILLFSAHGVFGPWLLEHGFRIIFSVPGIVLATIFVTVPFVARELIPVMQAQGTAEEEASLTLGANGWKTFLYVTLPNIKWGLLYGMILCNARAIGEFGAVSVVSGHIRGLTNTMPLHIEILYNEYQFTAAFAVASLMSILAIISLILKHFIEWKTEKGRGGSSHVH
- a CDS encoding sulfate/molybdate ABC transporter ATP-binding protein; this translates as MSINIHNISKSFGSFAALNDINLSIKTGELVALLGPSGSGKTSLLRIIAGLEEPNQGSIFFEEENVTKVKTKERNVGFVFQHYALFSHMSVADNISYGLRVRSRKTRPSKQKIQEKVNELLSLVKLEGLQDRYPAQLSGGQRQRVALARALAVEPRVLLLDEPFGALDAKVRKELRRWLRRLHDEFQVTTVFVTHDQEEALDVADRVVVMSNGKIEQVGKPDEVYEQPNSPFVYDFLGNVNIFKGRIHKGIMNVGNFELNTPEFTDKEETEAFGYVRPHQMEIKRILDNHSNAIESEISYIHAVGPIVFIELNRVDTQEIVEVELTKEQFDELKLKEGERVFVKPKDLKVFIPSEYTI
- a CDS encoding Fur-regulated basic protein FbpA, with protein sequence MGELRNAVEARKKKLIIKIIASGIYKINDSHLFECTLSDIEKIYQNLASKRKSSRI
- a CDS encoding ABC transporter permease produces the protein MNNFWITVTHTASKRLKSKAFIWSTAIISIIVFALMNLGTIIDLFSGDDDKEQEKTMVAVVMETEHEEFAEMLFSHETGEFFYVNYTDGDIESARLEVENNDYEFVLGLSGDLLNLEATLYGPGTDFRLGQQIRLDIQRVKETVVTNELGLNEAELAMIYSPVQFSELPLAENGDVRTEESHMQSYWMVYALVFVIYMIIILFGSMIATEVATEKSSRVMELIVSSVNPVTQMFGKIIGIGLSGFVNIGAILLAAYLGYLVSGEQFLDTMLGDVIDMSLIGYAILLILLGYLLYGGVAAMLGALVSRAEEVNQAIQPLVFLAMIALFVSMFGLNVPDATFIQVLSYIPFFTPQLLFLRMGMTAVPAWEIILILSILVVSVILINIFAARIYKGGVLMYGKFSFKEGLKQAFTLGKKEK
- a CDS encoding ABC transporter ATP-binding protein, with product MTLLINGIKKKFDNHLAVDGVTLKVEKGEMFGMLGANGAGKTTSFRMILGLLDPTEGQVTWNGERITYKRTHLVGYLPEERGLFPKLTVKEQLIYLMRLKGMKKPEIIKEMRHWLERFQVPEYENKKLEELSKGNQQKIQFLAAVLHKPELLILDEPFSGLDPVNSDMLKKAVLDLQKTGTTIVFSSHQMRNVEELCEDLIMLKRGKPVLQGNLRDIKRSYGMKSISIRADYELDFIHSISGVIEIEKHRDGATVKVENERVAEDIFQKITEKGFVRKFEIEEPSLHDIFIDKVGGDADE
- a CDS encoding VOC family protein, which gives rise to MKLYRVILPVSDIEEATVFYRKLLNIEGKRVSTGRHYFDCDGTILACFDPKADGDNYEAQPNPDYIYISVANLEEIFEKVCQWNTALVKATIKVQPWGEKSFYMKDPYGNPICFVDEKTVFRGLNN
- a CDS encoding potassium channel family protein: MKKQFAVIGLGRFGGSVCKELYEMGHEVLAIDLNEDKVNDFTRFSTHAVVANATDESTLLSLGIRNFEHVIVAIGDNIQASILCTLLLKELQVKQVWVKAQNQYHHKVVEKIGADRIIHPEHDMGVRIAHYLASEKIIDYIELSPEFSIVELMATQKVSYQTIADLDIRAKYGCTILGLKRGEDVIISPTPDQLIFEKDIIILIGSNNDIKRYQEEGL